Part of the Haloarchaeobius litoreus genome is shown below.
GTAGTAGGAGTCGAGTGGTAGACCGTCCATGGCGGCCACTCTCACGGCGAGTTCATCAATCCACCTACGTCGTTTAGGCGAACCAAAACCATTATAGCTTTAGGCTCGCCTAACTCCAGTTGATGAGTCAAACGCCGCGTCAGGAGCCCACCGAGGAAACCGTCGTCAGGGCCAACGAGACCGCCCCCGGGAAGGTCGTCTTCTCCGAGGACGACAACACCGACGCGTGGATCGCGACGGACCTGACGGTCGACGTTCAGCGATAACGAAGAACTCCGGCCGGTTCCCCGGCCCCTTCGAGCTGTTCTACTGCTTCAGCGAGTCGTCCTCGAGGTAGTGCTCGAGGTGGTGGACGTTCTCCTCGAGCTCGGTGAGCTCCTCGCGGAGGATGTGCGCCGTCGCGTGGTCGCCGAGGTTCTGGGCGACCTCGACGTGCTCGCGCATCGTCTCGATGATGTCGCCACCCATCTCCAGGTCGTTCTCGAGCGAGGTGCGGATGTCGTAGACGTCCTCGTCCTCGGGCTCGACGGGCGAGCGCTCGGCGAGTGCCGCCATCCCGGCGACCGGGACCCCACCGAGGGCCTGGAGCCGCTCGGCCTGCTCGTCGGCGGCCGCCTCGAGGTCCTCGGCGAACTCACCGAGGAAGATGTGCAGGTCGCGGAACTCCGCGCCCTCGACGTTCCAGTGGTGCTTGCGGATCTGATGGTAGAACGTGTACGTCGCGGCCAGGTCCGTGTTCAGCGCGTCGATGATCTGCTCCGCCTTCTCGACGTCGAGCCGTAGCGAACTCTCCTCGACTGTACCCGCCTCCTGAAGGACCGTCTTCTGGGTGCTCATTGCGAATCCTAGTTCGCGCGCCACCCACTTAAAAATTCACACGAATCAAATAATTCTTTGGCTTTCCTAAACTCTGTTTACCTCTCTCGGGCCGGTTGGCATCCAACAGCCAACGACGAATTCTTTACTCACGCTTTCAGGCTCTTTATTCACCCATGAGTAAATTTTTGTGCTCCGCCCCCGTTACAGTGAGTATGGCTACCAGAACCGCACAGCGAAAAGAACGGTTGCTCGTCGACGGCGAGTGGGTCGACGGCGCAGACGTCATCCCGGTGACGGACCTCGCCGACGGCGGTCACTTCGCGGAGGTCGTCGCCGCCACGCCCGAGCAGGCAGAGGACGCCCTCGCCGCCGCACAGCGCGCGGAGGCCACGATGCGCGAGACGACCATCGTCGAGCGCGGCGAGTGGTGCGAGGAGATCGCGGACCGACTCGAGGCACGGACGGAGGAGATCGCGGAGGTCATCGTCCGCGAAGCCGGGAAGCCCATCGGGAGCGCACGCGGCGAAGTCGGCAGCGCCGCAGAGCGCTTCCGCCGCGCCGCCGAGGAGATTCGCCACATCAAGGGCGAGTTCCGCGAGGGCACCACGTCCGGTCACGAGGGCTGGGAGGCCGTCGTGAAGCACGAGCCCGTCGGCACCGTGCTCTGCATCACGCCGTACAACTACCCCCTCGCGACGACCGCACTCCAGGTCGCGCCCGCGCTCGCCGCCGGGAACAGCGTCGTGCTCAAGCCCGCGACGAAGACGCCCGTCAGCGCGGCCATCCTCGCCGACGTGATGCGCGACGTGGTGCCCGAGGGCGCCATCAACCTCGTCACCGGCCACGGCTCCGAGATCGGTGACGTGCTCGCCGGCGACGACCGCGTCAACGCCATCGCGATGACCGGCTCCTCGGGGGCCGGCAAGCACGTCGCCTACGAGTCCGGGATGGTCAACCTCCACATGGAGCTCGGCGGCAACGCGCCCCAGCTCGTCTTCCCCGACGCCGACCTCGACGAGGCCGCAGCGGCCGCGGCGAAGGGCTCGCTCAAGTACGCCGGCCAGCGGTGCTCGGCCATCTCGCGCGTGCTCGCCCACGAGGAGATCCACGACGACCTCGTCGCCCGCATCGACGACGCCATGGACGACTGGAAACAGGGCGACCTGTTCGACGAGGACACCGACCTCGGGCCGCTCATCTCCGAGGACCAGGCGGACTGGGTCGAGGAGCTCGTCGAGGACGCCCTCGACAAGGGGGCGACGCTCGTCCGCGGCGGCGGTCGCGACGGCCTCACCTACGAGCCGACGCTGCTCGCCGACGTGCCCCACGACGCCCGCATCCTGCAGGAGGAGCAGTTCGGCCCGGTCTGTGCGGTCACCTCGGTCGCCGATGAGGACGAGGCGGTCGACATCGCCAACGGCGGCGACCTCGCGCTCGACGCCTGCGTGTTCACGGCCGACTACGACCGCGCGATGCGGCTCGCAGACGTGGTCGACGCCGGCGCGGTCCGCATCAACGGCGCGCCGAGCCACGGCCTCGGCGACATCCCGTTCGGCGGCAACCGCGACTCCGGCATCGGCCGCGAGGGCATCGACGCCTCCATCCACGCGTTCATGCGCAAGAAGAGCATCGTGCTCTGAACGGCGGCGACGCGACTTTTCAGGTTGCAGTGCGTGGCGATACCTCAGTTCGGCGTGAAGCTCCCGAGCACCTGCGTCGTGCCGTCCAGACGACCCGGACTGGTGTCTCCGCGGCCGAGACCGCTCATGTCGACCGTGACCGACCAGACCGCGGTCGTCTGCGTGGCGGTCTGCGTCGCCGTCGGTGTCTCGGTCGGCTCGTCACCGTCGCTTGCGTCGTCGAGACAGCCGGCGAGCGTCAGGGTGACGGTCGTCGAGCCGAGGCCCGCGAGGAGCCGTCGTCTGGAGGGCGTTCCCTTACTGGATTCGTTGACGAACCGGTGTAAAAAGCCGCTGTCCGTCTGACGGAGAGGGTTCGCAGTCGGTCGTGGCTCCGTCAGGGAACCTGTGCCTGCGCCAGCATCTGGCTGTTCCTGCCGTCGGACCAGAGGACGAGGACGTTGGTCCCGCTCTCGACGTTCGAGACGTCGACCGAGACGCTGTCGCCTGCGGTGACCTCCTCGTACTGGTCGGCGAACTGGCTCCCCGCGGGACTGTCCCCGACGACGAGCGAGAGGTTCGACGCCGTGATGCTGTCGCCACCATCGTGGGAGACGGTCATCGTCCCATCCTCGAACTCGAACGCGATCTGGACCTGCGGCGCGTCCGTAGCACTCGACGACTCGCCCGGCGTGCCCGCGCTGAGGAGGTCGAACTGGTTCGTCGCGATGTCGCCGGTGACGAAGACGGTTCGTCCCTCGACCGAACTCCCGACGTTTCCGTAGTCCGAGAAGGCGTCCTGCTCGGTGAGATAGGAGGCCAGCGCCGACGGCTCGGCCGTCTCGCCCTCGGTGTAGGTGACGCCGATGGTGATGTTCGACGTGTCGGCGTCGAACTGCCAGCCGTAGCCGAGTGCGATCGCGCCGTCCAGCGACGGGTCGTTGGACGAGGCGTCCTCGGGGCGCTCGGCGACGACGAGCAGTTCCGACTCGCCGATGGCATCGACGGTGGTTCGCACCTCGCCGTTGTTCGACAGTAGCCGGGCCGTCTCGCCGGAGCGCGCCGCGAGCACTGTCTCGACCGCGTTCTGGGCGTTGGAGCCGAACGACTGGACGACGACGCCCTCGACGACGGCGACCGTGGACTGCGTGCTGTTCACCGCACCCTCGAAGATGGTCGCGTCTCCCTGCGTGCCGGTCTCCGAGAGCCCGGCGTCGGTGACCGCCGTGGCGAGTTCCCCGGCGCTCATCGACGTCCGGAGGACGATGGTGAACGCGGGAACGATCTGGACGACGTGCTCCCGGCTCTCGGGCGGGACGATGTCGACGAGTTCCGCCCCGAGCAGGCTCTGTGCGACGCGGCCGTACGTCCCGGTGTAGAAGTCGCTCTCGTGCTCGGCGAGGGCGGTGAGGTCGGCGTCGTAGTAGCTCGCGGCCCGAACGTCGAACTCGAACGCGTCCGAGACGGGGACCCACCGCGCGAGCTGGTCCGCGCCGACGGGCTCGCCGGAGCCGCCGGTGTCGGTTCCGTCGTCGGTCGTCGGTTCCTGGGTCGCGGTCCCGTCCGTCGTCGGCTCGGACGTTCCGGTCGGTGTGCCGTCGCCGTTGCCCGAGTCGGACGAACAGCCGGCGAGTGAGAACGATGCGGCCGCCGCACCTGTCGCCGCGATGAGACGCCGTCTGGAGGGTCGTTTCATGTGAATCTGTTTCCGAGGGCTCGTAAAGGTCTTCTGACCTGTCTGGACCGTCGGGTTCCTCACCACTCGGCGACGCTGCCGTCGGCCCGCCGCCAGACAGGGTTGTGCCAGTCGGGTTCCCGGCTCGCCGCGGCGAGTGCGTCCTCGTCGACCGCGACGCCGAGGCCGGGACCGTCGGGTATCTGGACGAAGCCGTCCTCGTAGTCGAACACGGAGGGGTCGGCGACGTAGTCGAGCACGTCGGCGCTCCCGTTGTAGTGGATGTCGAGGCTCTGCTCCTGGATGAGCGCGTTCGGTGCCACGGCGTCGACCTGGAGACAGGACGCGAGTGCGACCGGGCCGAGCGGGCAGTGCGGCGCGAGCGAGGCGTCGTACGTCGCGGCGAGGTCGGCGATGCGCTTGCACTCGGTGATGCCGCCGGCGTGGGAGAGGTCCGGCTGGACCACGTCGACCGCGCCCGCCTCCAGCAGCGGCCGGAAGTCGGTCCGGTGGTAGCACCGCTCGCCCGTCGCGATTGGGGTCGACGTGCGTTCGGCGATGCGCGGCAGCGCGTCGGCGTGCTCCGGCGCGACGGGCTCCTCGACGAAGAAGGGATCGTGCGGTTCGAGCGCCTCGACGAGCTGTTCGGCCATCGCGACCGTCGCGCGGCCGTGGAAGTCCACGCCGACGTCGACGTGGGGTCCGACGGCATCGCGGACCACCCGGAGGCGGTCGGCCGCAGCCTGCACCGTCGCCGGGGAGTCGATGCGTTCCAGCTCCGGCGTCGCGTTCATCTTCAGCGCGGTGAACCCGGCGTCGACCTGCTCGCGTGCTGCGTCGGCGACCCCCTCGGGCCGGTCGCCGCCGACCCACTGGTACACCCGGACGCGGTCCCTGACTGGTCCACCGAGCAGTTCGTGGACCGCCGCACCGAAGTGCTTGCCACGGATGTCCCAGAGCGCCTGGTCGATACCGGCGAGCGCGGAGGAGAGCACCGGGCCGCCGCGGTAGAATCCACCGCGGTACAACCGTTCCCAGTGGTCGGCGACTGGCAGCGGGTCCTCCCCGAGCAGGTAGTCCTCGACCAGTTCCACCACTGCGGCGCGGACCGTGTGGGCGCGACCTTCGACGACCGGCTCCCCCCAGCCGACGGTGCCGTCGCTGGTCTCCAGTTTGAGGAACAGCCAGCGGGGTGGGACCGGATACAGCTCGTAGTCGACGAGTTCCATCGACTCGGGGGTTGGCTCCAGGGTACTTGGACGTACCGTTGCGGTTTTGCCTGCGCCCGTCGAACCGCCGGGCGTGACAGTCGACGCCGCCCGGCGTGCCCGCGGTCACGTCCTCGACGAACACGCGGCCCTCCTCACCCGCCTCGGCGACTGTGCGGACCGCGTCGCCGCGGCCTGGGAGACGCCGCCGACCGACCGGGCTGCCGTCGTGGAGCCGCTCCGGGCGGTGCTCACCGAGTCGGGTGCGCTCGACGCGCTTCCGGGACTGCTCGGCGGCGCGGTCGAGGCGGCCGGGTACGAACTGCAGGCGTCGCCCGTCGCCGCGCCGCCGTACGTCGCCGTCACGAGCATCGGGCCGGTCTGTCGAGCGACCGTCGCGGACGGCCGACTCGTCGTCACGTTCGAGCTGTTCGAGCTGGACCGGTCCGGCGTCGAGCCGACTTACCATCGGCGCGACTGCCCGCCCGAGGAGAGCGTCGAGGTGGAACTCCGTGACTGATTATCGACCCTCGAACTCGGGCTCCTCGTCGCCGAAGAACGCCTCGTAGCCCGTCGCGTAGTCAGCACTACCGGAGAGGCGGGTGATGGCGTCCTTCTCGGCCGCGAGCTGGGCCGGCAGGTCGCGGTCCTCGCCGCGGGCGAGGAGTCGCTTGATGTTCGCGTAGGCTCGCGTCGGGCCGTCGGCGAACCCCCGCGCGACCTCGTCGACGCGGGCCTCGAACTCGTCGCCCGGGACGGCCTCCGTCGCGAGCCCCGCTGCAGCCGCCTCCTCCGCGGAGATCGGCTCGTCGAGCAGCGCGAACTCGCGGGCCCGACGGTAGCCGAGCAGCCGCGGGAGGAACCACGTCGAGCCGCCGTCGCCCGACAGACCGATGCGGGTGTACGTGAACTCGAAGCGCGCGTCCTCGTGGGCGAGCACCACGTCGGCGGCGAGCGCGAGGCCGAGGCCGCCGCCGGCCGCGACGCCACCGACGGCCGTCACGGTCGGCTTCTTCGCGGTCGCGAGCGTCTCGACGGTCTTGTGCAGCGGCGTCGCCACCGAATCGAGGCGCTTCCGGTCGGTCTCGTCGCCCGCGAACGACCCGAGGTCCGCCCCCGAACAGAAGGCGGGGCCGTTGCCGCCGAGGACGAGACAGCGAACGTCGTCGTCCTCGGCGAGTTCGACGATCGCGGCGCGGAGGTCGCGGGCGGTCGCCGCGTCGAGGGAGTTGTACGCCTCCGGTCGGTCCAGCGTCACGCGGCCGACCCCGTCGTCCCGGGCGACGGTCACGTGGTCGAACCCTGTCGTGGCTCCGGTGTCGTCGGATCCGTCTGTCATGCGCGGACCTGCGTGTGGCTCCGTGAAAAATCCGCCGAGCCGGTTCAGGGGGTTTAATACGCCGCCATGAAACCAGTCTGGGTATGGAACACGTGGACGTGGCTATCGTCGGCGGCGGTCCAGCGGGGACCAGCGCCGCCATCGAGGCGGCCTACCACGGTGCCGACACCGTGGTGCTGGAGAAGGGCGTCCCCCGCGCCGACCGCGAGGGGCTCGGTCCCGACTCGACCGACGCGGCCGGGATGCTCGACTACTGGATCGACATCATGGACCTCGATGTCTCCGAGCTGCCCGAGGGCGTCGTCCTGCAGGAGCTCGACGGCGTGGACTTCATCGGGCCGGCGACGACGACACACATGAGCAGCACGGGCATCGACTCGTCGTACGACCGGTTCGGCTTCACCTTCCAGCGCGCCCGGATGGACGACTGGCTCCGCGAGCGCGCCGAGGACGAGGGGGCACAGTACCGCGTCGGTGTCTCCGTCAGGGGCGTCGACTCGGACCTCGACGCGGAGTACCGGCACACGGTCCACCTCGCCGACGGGGAGGACGTGGCTGCGCGGTACCTGATCCTCTCGGACGGCCCGCAGCGCACGGTCACCATCCCGACGCTCGACCAGTTCCTCCCCGGAGACCGCAGCGTCGCGGACGTGATGGCCTCGACGAAGGCGAACCACATCGCCTACCAGGAGCACCGGCGCGTCCCCGAGGAGGTGTTCGAGGAGAACGTCCTGAAGTTCTGGTGGGGCTGGATGCCGGGCGAGACCGCCTACCCGTGGATCTTCCCGAACGACGGGAACATCGCCCGCATCGGGCTGACGATGCCCATCGGGATGACGCTCGAGGACGTCGAGCACCCGGAGGCGTTCCGGCTGCTCGAACCCGGGGACGAGAGCCTGCCCCGCGCCGGGGAGTACATCCGCCGGCTGCTCGAGATCGAGTACGGCGACGAGTACGACATCGAGGAGGACTTCCCGCTCGTCGAGGACCGCGGCAAGTCCGGCGGCACGGAGACCTACCCCATCTCCTCGACGCGACCCATCGACTCGCCCGTCGAGGCGGGTGTCGCCGTCACCGGCGGCGCGATGGGCACCACCTCGGCGTTCCACGAGGGCGGCTACCACGTGGCCGCCCGCTCGGGCAAGCTCGCCGGTCGTCTCGCCGCGGTCGACTCGCTGCACCGCTACAACGACGTCTGGAAGAACATCATCGGCGAGGAGCTCGTCCGGAACCTCTCCTTCGCGGACATCGTGAAGTCCTACGAGCCGGACGACTGGGACCGCACGTTCGGCATCGCGAACGACCTCATGGCCGACGCGGCGAGCGAGCTCATCGAGACGAACTTCTCCGGCGGTATCGGGGGCCTGAAGCTCGTCTACCAGTACAAGAAGCGCAAGCGGAGCTTCATGAAGAACGGCTACGTCCAGATCCGCGAGGACGAGTACACCGTCTGAACGGCAGACCCGCAAGACCTTACCGCGTCGGCCGGCTACCCACTCCTGCGTGCCATTAGTCCCCGCCCGAGCGCACCCGTTTCGGGAGCGATGAACCGGCGGAGAACCCAGGCACGCGACATCGTTTGCCGGCCGCTCCGCGGCCCGCCGACCAGGTTCACGCCGGTCGGCACCCGGCAGTGCTGGCTCACTGCCCGCCCGGCACGAGGGTTTCCCGGTCGACTTGGCACGCCGCCTCGGGATGAGACCGGCCGTTAGTGTTCCGGGCGTACATTTTGCGTCCGTCCATCGTATCGACCGCACTGAGCGGGGAGTGCGTCTGCATCGTCGAGGAGCGTTCGTCTTTGAAGGAGCGGGACGTTCTCCTGTGCGCGGCGTCTCGTGGGAGACTGCTGTGGGCTTTATTGTGTTTCCGACCGAATTACCGGTATGGCCCCCGATATCGAGGTTCCGGAACCACCGGACCTCTCGAACCGAGGAATGCCGCGTGACTTCGAGTGGGAGGAGGAGACGCTCGGATCGGAGGACTTCTACCGCGAGGACGTCGAGGACCTGCTCCAGGAGGGTGCGTGGAAGGAGGGGTTCAACGAGTGGACCGAGTACACGAGCCTCGACGAAGCGCAGGTTCGGCTCGTCGACGACCTCGGCCTGTTTCAGGCGTTCGACTTCTACTGGGACCCAACCGAGGACCGACTTCGCTTCGACGCCCCGACGGTTCCGGACGACTGGCGGGAGCTAGACGCGACCGAGTCGCTCTCTTCGAGCACGGTTTCGATGATCGACGGGGCGCTGGACGACCTCGGACGGGTGGTCCAGGAGGTTCTGGAGGACTACATCGAACGGAACGACGAAGCGTCCAACTACGGGTGGGGCGACGAGACGTACGGCAGTCGCGAGGAGTGAGTCCTGCCGGGCGCAAGCCGTCTGGCCGACGGAATCCCGCCCGGTCCGTGAGTCCTGGGGAACGTTAATTGATACCGTCGGCGAAGTGTGTGGCATGGGATACCTTGTCAAGATGCCCAAGCTCGGGATGGACATGGACCAGGGAACGGTGGTCGAGTGGTTCGTCGAGGAGGGCGAGGCGGTCGAGTCCGGGCAGGTCATCGCCGAGATAGAGTCAGAGAAGACCACGGGCGAGGTCGAGGTCAGACAGGACGGCGTCGTCCACCACATCCTCCTCGACGTCGGGGGGAGCGTCGAGCCGGGTGGGAACGTCGCCGTCGTGGGGACCGCCGACGAGGACGTCTCCGACCTGCTCGCCGAGGCCACCGGGGGCGAGGCGGCGGAGGAAGGCGAGGACGCCGATGCCGGGGCTGCCTCGACTGCCGAGGCGTCGGCAGAGGGTTCATCGGAGGGCGGCGGGACGGTCGACACGTCCACTGGCGGTGCAGCATCGACGACACAGGTGAAGGCGACACCGCGCGCGAAGAAGCGAGCGGAGGAACTGGGCGTCGACCTCGCTGGCGTCGAGGGGACGGGGCCACAGGGTGCGGTTTCGGAAGCCGATGTCGAGGCTGCCGCCGACTCGGGCGGTGACACGACCGCGGCAGAGGACGTGAAGGCGACGCCACGCGCGAAGAAGCGCGCGGAGGAGCTGGGCGTCGACCTCGCCGGCGTCGAGGGAACCGGGCCGCAGGGCGCGGTCTCGGAGTCCGACGTCGAGGCGGCGGCCGAGTCGGCGGCCACCGAGACAGACGAGGCCGCAGCGACGACGGAGCCCGAGGCTGCCGCCGCGACCGGGGCGACGACGGAGCCCGCCGCCGAGGACGCGGCCGCCGGTGAGCGCGTCTTCGCGTCCCCGTCGGCCAGGCGACTCGCCCGCGAGCTGGGCGTCGACGTCGAGCAGGTCTCCGGCACGGGGCCGAGCGGACGGGTGGGCGAGGCGGACGTCCGGGCGGCCGCAGGGGAGGATGCCGAAGCGGGGGCCGCCGAGGCGGAGCCGCCGGGGACCAGAGACGAGGAACGACCCCTCACCGGGATGCGACGGACCATCGCCCAGCGGCTCGGGGAGAGCTACCGCGAGGCGGTCCACGTCACGGCACACCGGACGGCGGATGCGGAGGCGTTGCTCGCCGCCGCGACGGCCGCCGACGACGGCCTCGACCAGAAGGTCACGGTGAACGACGTCCTCCTCGTCGCGCTCTCTGCGGCGCTCGACGAACACCCGGCGTTCAACGCCACATTCGAGGACGACGTCCACCGCCTGCACGAGACGCAGAACGTCTGCATCGCCATCGACATCGACGCGGGACTCGTCGCTCCCGTCGTCCGGAACGTCGGCGGGCTCTCGCTGGGCGAGCTGGCCGAGAAACGCCGGGCCGTGACCGAGCGGGCGCTCTCGGGCGAGTACACGATGGACGACCTCAGCGGGGGGACGTTCACCGTCTCCAACCTCGGCGTCCTCGGCGTGGAGTCGTTCGACCCGGTCATCAACCCGCCGCAGGTCGCCATCCTCGGGGTCAACGCCATCGAGGACGCCGTCGTCCCCACCGAGGACGGGGTCGGGGTCCGAAAGCAGATCTCGTTCGACCTTTCGTTCGACCACCGGATCGTCGACGGCGCGGACGCGGCCCGCTTCCTCGGCTCGCTGGTCGAACACGTGGAGAACCCGTGGCCGCTCGTCATCGCCGCGGGCGGGCGCTGACCCGTCAGACGGAGTCAGTCCGTCCTGAAGTAGCCCTCGGCGGCAGCCTGTTCGTACACCGCGTCGATGTCGACGACGACCGGCCCGTCCGCGACCGGCCGGGCCTCGATGGTGGCCTCCCTGATCTCCAGTTCGCGCTCCCCGTCGACGGAGAGCACGCCGCGGGGGAGCTCGAAGGCCATCGGCTCGTCGACCGCGAGTTCACCCCACTCCCGAACGCCGAGCCGGTCGACCACGCCCGGGACGGTGATGGCCCGGACGGTCTGTGGACACTCCCCTGCAGGGCCGAGTCGGAAGCCGACGCCACCGGCCTCGTCGGGGCGGTCGACGGTGAGCCCGCCGGCGATGCCCGACAGCCCGATCTCGGTGGGGAACGCCCGCGAGACGACGCCGCCCACGACGGTGTCGGCGTCGAGGATGGCGCGCGTCCCGATGAACTGCTGGTCGAGGACGCCGAGCGTCGCCAGCCCCCGGATGGTGTGCTCGCCGGTGGCGGTGTCGGCGACCGCCTCGACCATCCCGTGGCGATAGGTCGTCCCCTCGCGCGACACGGCACCTGTCGCCACGAGGGCGGCCGCGCCGCCGGCGACGGTGCCGTCGACCGCGGTGGGGAAGACGTTGTTCGTCCCCGTCGACACGCTGACGACCGGCACGTCCCCCGACTCGTGTGCGACGTCCCGGTTGGTGCCGTCGCCGCCGAGGACGACGACGGCGTCGGCCTCGGCCGCGAATCGCGCGGCGGCGCGCCGCGAGTCCTCGCCGCTCCCCGTGACGCGCGTGTCGAGCAGGCTCGTCGGCAGGCCGTCGGGGGCGTCGTCGACGAGTCGCTGGCCGAGGTTCCCCCGGTCGGGCATGACGAGCACCTCGACGTCGTCGGCGATGGCGAGCCCGGCGAGGACGCACTCGGCGGTCCGGCGTTTCTCGTAGTCGCCACTCACGCTCGCACCGCCGGTGAGCCGGCGGATGTCTCGGCCTGCCGCCGGGTTGACGACGAGGCCGACCGTGGCGGTCACTCAGACCACACGGTCGATGGCCGCACGGACGCCGTCGGCGTCGGGCAGGACCTCCTCCTCGAGGGCGGGACTGAACGGGATGTGTGTGTCGGGGACGCCGACGCGCTGGATGGGGGCGTCGAGGCTGAAGAACGCCTGCTCCTGGACCCGCGCGACGACCTCGGCGTGGGTGCCGTACGAGAGCGGGCTCTCGTCGGCGACGACGAGTCTGCCGGTCTTCCCGACGCTCTCGACCAGCGTCTCCGTGTCGAGGGGGTAGAGCGACTGGAGGTCGATGACCTCGACGCTCGTCTCGCCGTCGAGCTCCTCCGCGAGGTCGAGGGACTCGCCGACGAGCCGCTGGGTGGCGACCACCGTGACGTCGTCGCCCTCCCGCTCGACGCTCGCCTGCCCGAGCGGGACGGTGTAGTCCTCGTCGACCGGCACCTCGCCCGCCTGTTCGTAGATCATCTTGTTCTCGAAGAAGAACACCGGGTCGTTCGAGCGGATGGCGGTCTTCAGCAGCCCCTTGGCCGCGCGCGGCGTCCCGGGGGTGACGGCCATCACGCCGGGGAGGTGGGCGAACCACGTGTGGATGGTCCCCGAGTGCTGGCTCGCCGCACCCATCCCGCCGCCCTCGGTCGTCCGGACGGTGACGGGCATCTCGGTCTTCCCGCCGAACATGTAGCGGTTCTTTGCCATCTGGTTCAGTATCTGCTCGGAGCAGACGCCGAGGAAGTCGGAGAACATGATCTCGACGACGGGTCGCGACCCCGTCGCGGCCGCCCCCACGGCGGCCCCCATGAATCCGGCCTCGCTGATGGGTGTGTCCCGGACGCGCTCCTCGCCGAACTCCTCGACGAGGTCGCCGGTGACGCTCAGGACGCCGCCGAACTCTCCGACGTCCTCGCCCATGATGAAGGCGTCCTCGTCGCGCTCGAGCTCCTCTCTGAGCGCGAGGCGGATGGCCTCGCGGATGGTCATCTCCTGTGTGTCCGATACGTCGTCTCCGGGCTGGCTAGTCGTGCTCATTGGGTCTCACCGCCGTCGGCGCGCATCTGCGCCCCGAAGTCGTTGATCTCGGGGACCGTCATGCCGAACATGTCCTCGTACGCTTCGCTCGGGTCGGGGTAGTCGGCCTCCTTCGCCGTTTCCGCCGCCGTCTCGATCTCGTCGTCGATCTCCGACTGCATCGACTCGAACTCCTCCTCGGTGATCGTCCCGGCGTCGACGAGGCGGTTCTTGAACGTCTCGATGGCGTCGCGGTCCTTCCAGAGCTCGATGTCCTCCTTGCTCCGGTAGGGCTGGTGGTCCCCCTCGAAGTGGCCCTCGTAGCGGTAGGTGTCCGCCTCGATGAACGTCGGGCCCTCGCCGGTGGCTGCCCGCTCGCGCGCCTCCGTCACCGCCTCGTAGACGGCCGTCACGTCCATCCCGTCGACGGTGAACCCGGGGATGTCGTACGCCTCGGCCGTCGCGCTCAGGTGTTCGACGTTGTGCTGTTCCTCGACCGGTGTCCCCTCGCCGAACTGGTTGTTCTCGACGACGAACACCACCGGGAGGTCCCACGTCGCCGCGAGGTTGATGGCCTCGTGGACCTGCCCCTGGGCCACCGCACCGTCGCCGAAGAACGCCAGCGCGACCCTGTCCTCGTCCTTCATCTCGGCCGTGAGCGCCGCCCCTGTCGCCAGCGGCGGCCCTGCGCCGACGATCCCGT
Proteins encoded:
- the dpsA gene encoding DNA starvation/stationary phase protection protein DpsA yields the protein MSTQKTVLQEAGTVEESSLRLDVEKAEQIIDALNTDLAATYTFYHQIRKHHWNVEGAEFRDLHIFLGEFAEDLEAAADEQAERLQALGGVPVAGMAALAERSPVEPEDEDVYDIRTSLENDLEMGGDIIETMREHVEVAQNLGDHATAHILREELTELEENVHHLEHYLEDDSLKQ
- a CDS encoding aldehyde dehydrogenase family protein gives rise to the protein MATRTAQRKERLLVDGEWVDGADVIPVTDLADGGHFAEVVAATPEQAEDALAAAQRAEATMRETTIVERGEWCEEIADRLEARTEEIAEVIVREAGKPIGSARGEVGSAAERFRRAAEEIRHIKGEFREGTTSGHEGWEAVVKHEPVGTVLCITPYNYPLATTALQVAPALAAGNSVVLKPATKTPVSAAILADVMRDVVPEGAINLVTGHGSEIGDVLAGDDRVNAIAMTGSSGAGKHVAYESGMVNLHMELGGNAPQLVFPDADLDEAAAAAAKGSLKYAGQRCSAISRVLAHEEIHDDLVARIDDAMDDWKQGDLFDEDTDLGPLISEDQADWVEELVEDALDKGATLVRGGGRDGLTYEPTLLADVPHDARILQEEQFGPVCAVTSVADEDEAVDIANGGDLALDACVFTADYDRAMRLADVVDAGAVRINGAPSHGLGDIPFGGNRDSGIGREGIDASIHAFMRKKSIVL
- the dgoD gene encoding galactonate dehydratase — translated: MELVDYELYPVPPRWLFLKLETSDGTVGWGEPVVEGRAHTVRAAVVELVEDYLLGEDPLPVADHWERLYRGGFYRGGPVLSSALAGIDQALWDIRGKHFGAAVHELLGGPVRDRVRVYQWVGGDRPEGVADAAREQVDAGFTALKMNATPELERIDSPATVQAAADRLRVVRDAVGPHVDVGVDFHGRATVAMAEQLVEALEPHDPFFVEEPVAPEHADALPRIAERTSTPIATGERCYHRTDFRPLLEAGAVDVVQPDLSHAGGITECKRIADLAATYDASLAPHCPLGPVALASCLQVDAVAPNALIQEQSLDIHYNGSADVLDYVADPSVFDYEDGFVQIPDGPGLGVAVDEDALAAASREPDWHNPVWRRADGSVAEW
- a CDS encoding enoyl-CoA hydratase/isomerase family protein, whose translation is MTDGSDDTGATTGFDHVTVARDDGVGRVTLDRPEAYNSLDAATARDLRAAIVELAEDDDVRCLVLGGNGPAFCSGADLGSFAGDETDRKRLDSVATPLHKTVETLATAKKPTVTAVGGVAAGGGLGLALAADVVLAHEDARFEFTYTRIGLSGDGGSTWFLPRLLGYRRAREFALLDEPISAEEAAAAGLATEAVPGDEFEARVDEVARGFADGPTRAYANIKRLLARGEDRDLPAQLAAEKDAITRLSGSADYATGYEAFFGDEEPEFEGR
- a CDS encoding NAD(P)/FAD-dependent oxidoreductase, which produces MEHVDVAIVGGGPAGTSAAIEAAYHGADTVVLEKGVPRADREGLGPDSTDAAGMLDYWIDIMDLDVSELPEGVVLQELDGVDFIGPATTTHMSSTGIDSSYDRFGFTFQRARMDDWLRERAEDEGAQYRVGVSVRGVDSDLDAEYRHTVHLADGEDVAARYLILSDGPQRTVTIPTLDQFLPGDRSVADVMASTKANHIAYQEHRRVPEEVFEENVLKFWWGWMPGETAYPWIFPNDGNIARIGLTMPIGMTLEDVEHPEAFRLLEPGDESLPRAGEYIRRLLEIEYGDEYDIEEDFPLVEDRGKSGGTETYPISSTRPIDSPVEAGVAVTGGAMGTTSAFHEGGYHVAARSGKLAGRLAAVDSLHRYNDVWKNIIGEELVRNLSFADIVKSYEPDDWDRTFGIANDLMADAASELIETNFSGGIGGLKLVYQYKKRKRSFMKNGYVQIREDEYTV
- a CDS encoding 2-oxo acid dehydrogenase subunit E2 is translated as MPKLGMDMDQGTVVEWFVEEGEAVESGQVIAEIESEKTTGEVEVRQDGVVHHILLDVGGSVEPGGNVAVVGTADEDVSDLLAEATGGEAAEEGEDADAGAASTAEASAEGSSEGGGTVDTSTGGAASTTQVKATPRAKKRAEELGVDLAGVEGTGPQGAVSEADVEAAADSGGDTTAAEDVKATPRAKKRAEELGVDLAGVEGTGPQGAVSESDVEAAAESAATETDEAAATTEPEAAAATGATTEPAAEDAAAGERVFASPSARRLARELGVDVEQVSGTGPSGRVGEADVRAAAGEDAEAGAAEAEPPGTRDEERPLTGMRRTIAQRLGESYREAVHVTAHRTADAEALLAAATAADDGLDQKVTVNDVLLVALSAALDEHPAFNATFEDDVHRLHETQNVCIAIDIDAGLVAPVVRNVGGLSLGELAEKRRAVTERALSGEYTMDDLSGGTFTVSNLGVLGVESFDPVINPPQVAILGVNAIEDAVVPTEDGVGVRKQISFDLSFDHRIVDGADAARFLGSLVEHVENPWPLVIAAGGR